One window of the Aptenodytes patagonicus chromosome 5, bAptPat1.pri.cur, whole genome shotgun sequence genome contains the following:
- the CCNJ gene encoding cyclin-J — translation MELEAQWWTGQLAADIHQALRYKELKLPSYKGQSPQLHLRRYFADLIAIVSNRFRLCPAARHLAVYLLDLFMDRYDISIQQLHVVALSCLLLASKFEEKEDSVPKLEQLNSLGCMTNMNLVLTKQNLLHMELLLLETFQWNLCLPTAAHFIDYYLSIAVHETDLHDGWPMVCLEKTKLYMAKYADYFLEVSLQDHAFLNYAPSLVATACVASSRIILRLSPTWPTRLHHLTAYSWDFLVPCIERLLIAHDNDVKEANKQKGQHGQSAQHTVFQTPAPTPQQANAQQHIPQYLQAHQSSLQYHHQTSQQQNCQQILSSNHTASYPLQTCPAALQSSVQARGHVQTGAAMSLAVPLEVKPCISVSYNRSYQVNGRYSCITPCFER, via the exons atGGAGCTGGAGGCGCAGTGGTGGACAGGACAGCTGGCTGCCGACATCCACCAAGCGCTTCGCTACAAG GAGCTGAAGCTGCCCTCCTACAAAGGCCAATCTCCCCAGTTACATCTGAGAAGATACTTTGCAGATCTGATTGCTATTGTGAGCAATCGGTTCAGACTCTGTCCTGCTGCACGACATCTAGCTGTGTATCTGTTGGACCTCTTTATGGATCGTTATGACATATCTATACAGCAGCTGCATGTGGTTGCTCTTTCCTGTTTACTTCTAGCAA GtaaatttgaagaaaaggaagacagtGTTCCCAAACTTGAACAGTTGAACAGCTTGGGTTGTATGACTAACATGAATTTGGTACTAACAAAACAGAATTTGCTTCATATGGAGTTGTTGTTGCTAGAAACATTTCAGTGGAATTTGTGCCTCCCAACTGCTGCTCATTTCATCGACTATTATCTTTCTATTGCTGTCCATGAGACTGATCTTCATGATGGCTGGCCAATGGTTTGCTTAGAGAAGACTAAGTTATATATGGCAAAATATGCTGATTACTTTCTGGAAGTATCACTGCAAG atcatgcatttttaaattatgcCCCTTCTTTAGTTGCTACTGCGTGTGTAGCTTCTTCAAGGATTATCTTGCGTCTCTCACCAACATGGCCTACCCGACTGCATCATCTTACTGCATACTCCTGGGATTTCCTAGTGCCATGTATTGAGCGACTATTAAT TGCGCATGATAATGATGTGAAggaagcaaacaagcaaaaaggaCAACATGGTCAGTCTGCCCAACATACTGTATTTCAGACCCCAGCTCCAACTCCCCAGCAGGCTAATGCTCAACAGCACATACCACAGTATCTCCAAGCTCATCAGTCTTCATTACAGTATCACCATCAGACATCACAGCAGCAAAACTGTCAACAGATATTATCATCTAATCATACAGCATCTTACCCGCTCCAGACTTGCCCTGCTGCCTTACAGTCCAGTGTTCAGGCTCGAGGCCATGTACAGACTGGTGCTGCAATGTCACTAGCTGTTCCGCTAGAAGTGAAGCCATGTATAAGTGTCTCCTACAACCGGAGTTATCAAGTGAATGGACGATATTCCTGTATTACTCCCTGCTTTGAGAGGTGA